A portion of the Halopelagius inordinatus genome contains these proteins:
- a CDS encoding DEAD/DEAH box helicase: MQNGSSAQGMDAFTLLGETVRDALSKRGFTTPTEPQRRAIPPLAEGRNALVIAPTGTGKTETAMLPVLNSIVESPPEDREGLSALYITPLRALNRDMRERLDWWGEELDVEIDVRHGDTTQYQRQKQANDPPDVLVTTPETLQAMLTGKKLRTALSDVRHVVVDEVHELASAKRGAQLTIGLERLRELSGPFQRIGLSATVGSPEEVGKFLTGDREFEIVEVDVTSKVDFTVVHPEVTAEDETLSGELATDAEIASHVRVVRDVVREHESTLVFVNTRQTAEALGSRVKKLGAPIEVHHGSLSKDVRIDVEDRFKAGELDALVCTSSMELGIDVGRVDHVVQYGSPREVSRLLQRVGRAGHRRDQTSRGTVVTSDPDDTLEALAIARRAEAGDVEPAHIHHGSLDTVANQIVGVVMDTGEASARKAYELVTAAYPFRDLSESQFRQVVRQLHSNRLLWLDEEKDLLEKSGGTWQYFYANLSMIPDEETYDVHDMSSRRQIGTLDERFVVNFAEPGASFVQRGEMWRINDIDDEEARVNVAPIEDPTGEVPSWTGSEIPVPEPVAGEVGEIREIAARQFEAGADRSAVARDVLTRYPTDEHTVSEALKPVERQVEAGHPIPTADRLVLEGQARRVVLNSCHGHRVNETLGRLLAALVGQRTGSSVGIEVDPYRVSFEVPPKVSVHEFVEVLEATDPDHVEGLLELALKHSDSLKFTLAQVAAKFGALKRYRGNKRFGADRLVAALEDTPVYDEAVREVFHVDLAVPETTALLRRTHGGDVELTTARERTPIGVSGSSSGRDFLVPENADASVIDAIRDRIRNDRVILMCLHCTEWTRKTKVRRVPDEPECPDCGATRIACLNPWDEETVKAVRATEKDDEQERLTRRAYRSASLVQSHGKQAVIALAARGVGPQNAARIIAKLREDEADFYRDILAQERQYARTQSFWD; encoded by the coding sequence ATGCAAAACGGGTCGTCCGCGCAGGGTATGGACGCGTTCACGCTCTTGGGCGAAACCGTTCGCGACGCGCTCTCGAAGCGGGGGTTCACCACACCGACGGAGCCACAGCGTCGCGCGATTCCGCCCCTCGCCGAGGGGAGAAACGCCCTCGTCATCGCCCCCACCGGGACCGGGAAGACGGAGACGGCGATGCTCCCCGTCTTGAACTCGATAGTGGAGTCGCCGCCCGAGGACCGAGAGGGCCTCTCGGCGCTCTACATCACGCCGCTTCGAGCCCTGAACCGCGACATGCGAGAGCGACTGGACTGGTGGGGCGAGGAGTTAGACGTCGAGATAGACGTCCGCCACGGCGACACCACGCAGTACCAAAGACAGAAGCAGGCCAACGACCCCCCGGACGTGTTGGTGACGACGCCCGAGACGCTACAGGCGATGCTGACCGGGAAGAAACTCCGAACGGCGCTCTCGGACGTTCGACACGTCGTCGTCGACGAGGTGCACGAACTCGCCTCCGCCAAGCGCGGCGCGCAGTTGACCATCGGACTCGAACGCCTGCGCGAACTCTCCGGACCGTTCCAGCGAATCGGCCTCTCGGCCACCGTCGGGTCGCCCGAAGAGGTGGGGAAGTTCCTCACCGGCGACAGGGAGTTCGAGATAGTCGAGGTGGACGTCACGAGCAAGGTGGATTTCACCGTCGTCCATCCGGAGGTGACCGCCGAGGACGAGACGCTCTCGGGCGAACTCGCCACCGACGCCGAGATAGCCAGTCACGTCCGCGTCGTCCGCGACGTGGTGAGAGAACACGAGTCAACGCTGGTGTTCGTGAACACCCGACAGACAGCGGAGGCTCTCGGGTCGCGGGTGAAGAAACTCGGCGCGCCGATAGAAGTCCACCACGGGTCGCTCTCGAAGGACGTGCGAATCGACGTGGAAGACCGGTTCAAGGCGGGCGAACTCGACGCGTTGGTCTGTACGTCCTCTATGGAACTCGGCATCGACGTGGGGCGGGTAGACCACGTCGTCCAGTACGGCAGTCCGCGCGAGGTGTCGCGTCTGCTCCAACGGGTCGGGCGGGCGGGCCACCGCCGCGACCAGACGTCTCGCGGCACCGTCGTCACCTCCGACCCCGACGACACCCTCGAAGCCCTCGCCATCGCCCGGCGCGCCGAGGCGGGCGACGTCGAACCCGCCCACATCCACCACGGCAGTCTCGACACCGTCGCGAACCAGATCGTCGGCGTCGTCATGGACACCGGCGAGGCGTCGGCGCGGAAAGCGTACGAACTCGTGACGGCCGCCTATCCGTTCCGTGACCTCTCGGAGTCCCAGTTCCGCCAGGTGGTCCGCCAACTCCACAGCAACCGCCTGCTGTGGTTAGACGAGGAAAAAGACCTCTTAGAGAAGTCCGGCGGGACGTGGCAGTACTTCTACGCCAACCTGTCGATGATTCCCGACGAGGAGACGTACGACGTCCACGACATGTCCTCGCGGCGGCAGATAGGCACCCTCGACGAGCGATTCGTCGTCAACTTCGCGGAACCCGGCGCGTCGTTCGTCCAACGCGGCGAGATGTGGCGCATAAACGACATCGACGACGAGGAGGCGCGCGTGAACGTCGCGCCCATCGAAGACCCAACCGGAGAGGTGCCGTCGTGGACGGGGTCCGAGATTCCCGTCCCCGAACCCGTCGCGGGCGAGGTGGGCGAGATTCGCGAGATCGCCGCCCGGCAGTTCGAGGCGGGCGCGGACCGGTCTGCCGTCGCCCGCGACGTGTTGACCCGCTATCCGACGGACGAACACACCGTCTCGGAGGCGTTGAAGCCGGTCGAACGACAGGTCGAGGCGGGTCACCCGATTCCGACGGCCGACCGCCTCGTCCTCGAAGGGCAGGCGCGTCGCGTCGTCCTGAACTCCTGTCACGGCCACCGCGTCAACGAGACGCTCGGACGCTTGCTCGCGGCCCTCGTCGGCCAGCGAACCGGGTCCTCCGTCGGAATCGAAGTGGACCCCTATCGCGTCTCCTTCGAGGTGCCGCCGAAGGTGTCGGTCCACGAGTTCGTCGAGGTTCTAGAGGCGACGGACCCCGACCACGTCGAGGGACTGCTCGAACTCGCGTTGAAACACTCGGACTCGCTGAAGTTCACCCTCGCACAGGTCGCCGCGAAGTTCGGCGCTCTCAAGCGCTACCGGGGGAACAAGCGATTCGGTGCGGACCGACTCGTGGCCGCCCTCGAAGACACCCCCGTCTACGACGAGGCGGTCAGGGAGGTGTTCCACGTCGATTTGGCCGTCCCCGAGACGACGGCCCTCCTCCGCCGAACACACGGGGGAGACGTGGAACTCACCACCGCCCGCGAACGGACGCCCATCGGCGTCTCCGGGAGTTCGAGCGGTCGGGACTTCCTCGTGCCCGAGAACGCCGACGCGAGCGTCATCGACGCCATCAGAGACAGAATCAGAAACGACCGGGTCATCCTGATGTGTCTCCACTGCACGGAGTGGACGCGGAAGACGAAAGTGCGGCGCGTCCCCGACGAACCGGAGTGTCCCGACTGCGGCGCGACGCGCATCGCCTGTCTCAACCCGTGGGACGAGGAGACGGTGAAAGCGGTTCGCGCGACGGAGAAAGACGACGAACAGGAGCGACTGACGCGACGCGCCTACCGGTCCGCGAGTCTCGTCCAGAGTCACGGCAAGCAGGCCGTAATCGCCCTCGCCGCCCGCGGCGTCGGCCCGCAGAACGCCGCGCGAATCATCGCCAAACTCC
- a CDS encoding metallophosphoesterase, whose product MTDSRPLVEPVSGEPAAVADVGRERALVVADYHAGIEAGLRYERGVELDSHAEVRRARIRSLLDRTDPDRLVVLGDLGHQIGNPKGDEEGELAAFAEMVTDRVPVTLVRGNHDGGIEEQLAPEFGDRFVVTDGAGVRLGDVGFVHGHRWPKREVLEADIVCSAHEHPAVRLEDSVGGGRKERAWLRGPLRPEPFADHLGLDVGGRGPSDRRAKPADTAELDWKSPELVVFPAFNDRSGGTWVNVDGQGFLSPFLPDALRSADAYLLDGTRLGAYDSL is encoded by the coding sequence ATGACAGATTCGCGCCCGTTGGTCGAACCCGTCTCCGGCGAACCGGCGGCCGTCGCCGACGTCGGCCGAGAGCGTGCGTTAGTCGTCGCCGACTACCACGCCGGAATCGAGGCGGGCCTGCGGTACGAACGCGGCGTCGAACTCGATAGCCACGCGGAGGTCCGACGCGCCCGGATTCGGAGTCTCCTCGACCGGACGGACCCGGACAGACTGGTCGTCCTCGGCGACTTGGGTCACCAAATCGGGAATCCGAAGGGCGACGAGGAGGGCGAACTCGCCGCGTTCGCGGAGATGGTCACCGACCGGGTGCCCGTCACTCTCGTCCGCGGCAACCACGACGGCGGCATCGAAGAGCAACTCGCCCCCGAGTTCGGCGACCGGTTCGTCGTCACCGACGGGGCGGGCGTCCGTCTCGGCGACGTGGGGTTCGTCCACGGACACCGGTGGCCGAAGCGAGAGGTGCTCGAAGCCGACATCGTCTGTTCGGCGCACGAACACCCCGCCGTCAGACTGGAAGACTCGGTCGGCGGCGGACGCAAAGAACGGGCGTGGCTTCGCGGCCCTCTCCGCCCCGAACCGTTCGCCGACCACCTCGGACTCGACGTCGGCGGGCGCGGTCCGTCGGACCGACGGGCGAAGCCTGCCGATACCGCCGAACTCGACTGGAAGTCGCCCGAACTCGTCGTCTTCCCGGCGTTCAACGACCGGTCCGGCGGGACGTGGGTCAACGTCGACGGGCAGGGCTTTCTATCGCCGTTCCTCCCCGACGCCCTCCGCTCTGCGGACGCGTATCTCCTCGACGGGACGCGCCTCGGCGCGTACGACTCCCTGTGA
- a CDS encoding Single-stranded DNA binding protein, whose translation MDVDDHAEELASTLGVDKAEVKSDLQNLLEYSVPIDEAKQSIRRKHGGDSGGSGGSPTSRDIADITTEDGNVTVTARVLTVGRRSIRYQGEEQTIREGELADETGKISYTAWEDFGFEPGDSVTVGNAGVREWDGEPELNLGSSSTVAVETTPVETPYDVGGETDLVNVRAGDRGRTVEVRVLESEERTIDGRNGETLIRSGVVADETGRLPFTDWGARSDLRESADLRFEDVYAREFRGVPQINLSEFTTVTPVGREVTVNESAPRMGIGEAVGSGGMFDVEVTGNLLEVRDGSGLIERCPDCGRVLQNGQCRSHGDVAGEDDMRVKAILDDGTGTVTVVLDRDLTETLYGGTMDEAMEQAREAMDKEVVADDIRDTVVGREFRIRGNLSVDDYGANLEANEFEETADDPAERAAALREEVGA comes from the coding sequence ATGGACGTAGACGACCATGCCGAGGAACTCGCCTCCACCCTCGGCGTAGACAAAGCGGAGGTCAAATCCGACCTACAGAACCTCTTGGAGTACAGCGTCCCGATAGACGAGGCGAAACAGAGCATCCGACGCAAGCACGGCGGCGACTCCGGAGGTAGCGGGGGGTCCCCCACCTCGCGCGATATCGCGGACATCACCACCGAGGACGGAAACGTCACCGTCACCGCGCGCGTGTTGACCGTCGGCCGACGCTCGATTCGCTATCAGGGCGAAGAACAGACCATCCGAGAGGGCGAACTCGCGGACGAGACGGGAAAGATATCCTACACCGCGTGGGAGGACTTCGGCTTCGAACCCGGAGACTCCGTCACCGTCGGCAACGCGGGCGTCCGCGAGTGGGACGGCGAACCGGAACTGAACCTCGGGTCCAGTTCCACCGTCGCCGTCGAGACGACGCCCGTCGAGACGCCGTACGACGTGGGCGGGGAGACCGACCTCGTGAACGTCCGCGCGGGTGACCGCGGCCGGACGGTCGAAGTCCGCGTCCTCGAATCCGAGGAACGCACCATAGACGGTCGCAACGGCGAGACGCTCATCCGGTCGGGCGTCGTCGCCGACGAGACGGGCCGCCTCCCCTTCACCGACTGGGGGGCGCGCTCCGACCTTCGGGAGAGCGCTGACCTCCGGTTCGAGGACGTGTACGCCCGCGAGTTCCGCGGCGTCCCTCAGATAAACCTCTCGGAGTTCACCACGGTCACGCCCGTGGGTCGGGAGGTGACGGTCAACGAATCGGCCCCGCGGATGGGAATCGGCGAAGCGGTCGGCTCCGGCGGGATGTTCGACGTCGAGGTGACGGGCAACCTGCTCGAAGTCCGCGACGGCTCCGGCCTCATCGAACGCTGCCCCGACTGCGGGCGCGTCCTGCAGAACGGCCAGTGTCGCTCCCACGGCGACGTGGCGGGCGAAGACGACATGCGCGTGAAGGCCATCCTCGACGACGGCACCGGGACGGTCACCGTCGTCTTGGACCGCGACCTGACGGAGACGCTGTACGGCGGGACGATGGACGAGGCGATGGAACAGGCTCGCGAGGCGATGGACAAGGAAGTCGTCGCCGACGATATCCGAGACACCGTCGTCGGGCGCGAGTTCCGCATCCGCGGCAACCTCTCTGTGGACGACTACGGCGCGAACCTCGAAGCCAACGAGTTCGAGGAGACGGCGGACGACCCGGCCGAACGCGCCGCCGCCCTCCGCGAGGAGGTGGGCGCATGA
- a CDS encoding DUF7510 family protein — MAASPDENDEEEDAESVTFSFEVKDGKTELTMRGDRDTAVIVRSESGERIYLPPEDFDRDAKQRDDSPYQSPSSDSPYQSAEADSPYQSPSSDSPYQSADTDSPYQPARQSLPKEGLVPTADGYRIRHPEPVTDVRVLR; from the coding sequence ATGGCAGCGTCACCAGACGAAAACGACGAAGAGGAGGACGCGGAGTCCGTCACCTTCAGCTTCGAGGTGAAAGACGGGAAGACGGAACTGACGATGCGCGGTGACCGAGATACGGCGGTCATCGTCCGGTCCGAGTCCGGGGAGCGAATCTACCTCCCGCCCGAAGATTTCGACCGGGACGCGAAACAGAGAGACGACAGCCCCTATCAGTCCCCCAGTTCCGACAGCCCGTACCAGTCTGCGGAGGCCGACAGCCCCTATCAGTCCCCCAGTTCCGACAGTCCCTATCAGTCTGCGGACACCGACAGCCCGTACCAACCCGCGCGGCAGAGTCTCCCGAAGGAGGGCCTCGTGCCGACGGCGGACGGCTATCGCATCCGCCACCCCGAACCCGTGACGGACGTTCGCGTCCTGCGGTGA
- a CDS encoding glycosyltransferase family 4 protein: protein MLGWGFPPNVSGGLDTHVGELFDGMQAKGADIELVLPAEYAPEGREDIIGVPTGDGDIITRIGRLSSTFAERAEDADIVHTHDWFGYGPGSRAKSNDDADVEWVTTFHSLSSDRNIDPPKREKETERRVVERCDHLLAVSELLANKVNDEYGKTPDVIYNGFSTVDTTGRDLKAELGIDGEMIFFVGRHTDQKGISHLVYALEKLDRDDVTLVMGGSGHLTGQLKRFAELLGVEDRIEWVGYVPEEELGDYYASADLFVSPSLSEPFGITIVEALSVGTRVVATESGAAEVLPEDCVIEVEPDSHSIADGIEYGLSLEGPPEYEPLTWDEVVDQTLEFYDRIA from the coding sequence ATGCTCGGCTGGGGGTTCCCTCCCAACGTGAGCGGTGGACTCGACACGCACGTCGGCGAGTTGTTCGATGGAATGCAAGCGAAGGGAGCCGACATCGAGTTGGTGCTTCCGGCCGAGTACGCCCCGGAGGGACGCGAAGATATCATCGGCGTCCCCACCGGCGACGGCGACATCATCACCCGTATCGGTCGGCTCAGTTCGACCTTCGCGGAACGCGCCGAAGACGCGGACATCGTTCACACGCACGACTGGTTCGGGTACGGTCCCGGGTCGCGGGCGAAGTCGAACGACGACGCCGACGTCGAGTGGGTGACGACGTTCCACTCGCTGTCGTCGGACCGGAACATCGACCCACCCAAACGGGAGAAAGAGACGGAACGCCGCGTCGTCGAACGCTGCGACCACCTGCTGGCGGTGAGCGAACTCCTCGCGAACAAGGTCAACGACGAGTACGGGAAGACGCCCGACGTCATCTACAACGGCTTTTCCACCGTCGATACGACCGGACGCGACCTGAAGGCGGAACTCGGCATCGACGGCGAGATGATCTTTTTCGTCGGAAGACACACAGACCAGAAAGGAATCTCGCATCTCGTCTACGCCCTCGAGAAACTCGACCGCGACGACGTGACGTTGGTGATGGGCGGGTCCGGCCACCTGACGGGCCAACTGAAGCGCTTCGCGGAACTGCTCGGCGTGGAGGACCGAATCGAGTGGGTCGGATACGTCCCCGAGGAGGAACTCGGCGACTACTACGCCTCCGCCGACCTGTTCGTCTCGCCGTCGTTGTCGGAACCGTTCGGCATCACCATCGTCGAAGCGCTCTCTGTGGGGACGCGCGTCGTCGCCACCGAAAGCGGTGCCGCGGAGGTGTTACCCGAAGACTGCGTCATCGAAGTCGAACCCGATTCGCACTCCATCGCCGACGGTATCGAGTACGGTCTCTCGCTCGAAGGGCCGCCGGAGTACGAACCGCTGACGTGGGACGAAGTCGTCGACCAGACCCTCGAGTTCTACGACCGAATCGCCTGA
- a CDS encoding 2,5-diamino-6-(ribosylamino)-4(3H)-pyrimidinone 5'-phosphate reductase, which translates to MHVVVNAATSVDGKLSNRRREQVRISGEEDFARVHRVRAANDAVLVGVGTVLADDPHLTVDDESLRANRRADGRPPNPARVVADSRGRTPTDARILDDAAATYVLVSDAAPERRIDALESAGATVVVAGDERVSLPEAFRSLESRGVASVMVEGGGEVIFSLFEAGMVDELSVYVGSLVLGGRDAPTLADGEGFTDDGTALSLREVERLDDGVLLSYDVVRE; encoded by the coding sequence ATGCACGTCGTCGTCAACGCCGCGACGAGCGTCGACGGGAAACTGTCGAACCGCCGCCGCGAACAGGTCCGAATAAGCGGCGAGGAGGACTTCGCCAGAGTCCACCGGGTCCGCGCGGCGAACGACGCCGTCCTCGTCGGCGTCGGCACCGTCTTGGCCGACGACCCGCATCTCACGGTAGACGACGAGTCGCTTCGAGCGAACAGGCGGGCGGACGGTCGGCCGCCGAACCCGGCCCGCGTCGTCGCGGACTCCCGCGGGCGGACACCGACGGACGCGCGGATTCTGGACGACGCGGCGGCGACGTACGTTCTCGTCTCGGACGCCGCGCCCGAACGCAGAATCGACGCGCTCGAATCGGCGGGCGCGACAGTCGTCGTCGCGGGCGACGAACGCGTCTCCCTTCCCGAAGCGTTCCGGTCGCTCGAATCTCGCGGCGTGGCGTCGGTGATGGTCGAAGGCGGCGGGGAAGTCATCTTCTCGCTGTTCGAGGCGGGGATGGTGGACGAACTGAGCGTCTACGTCGGATCGCTCGTCCTCGGCGGACGCGACGCGCCGACGTTGGCCGACGGCGAGGGGTTCACAGACGACGGTACGGCCCTCTCGCTTCGGGAGGTAGAGCGTCTGGACGACGGCGTCCTTCTATCGTACGACGTAGTGCGAGAGTGA
- the trxA gene encoding thioredoxin yields MSTPESTGSPVHVESAAQLEELVAENDVVLVDYHADWCGPCKMLEPTVEEIAAETDAVVLKVDIDELQELAQEQGIRSVPTLQFYADGEQAKQVIGVQDKDDLVAIIDQLSN; encoded by the coding sequence ATGAGTACACCCGAATCAACCGGCAGTCCCGTCCACGTCGAGAGCGCAGCACAGTTAGAGGAACTGGTCGCCGAGAACGACGTCGTCCTCGTCGACTACCACGCGGACTGGTGCGGACCGTGCAAGATGCTCGAACCGACGGTCGAAGAGATAGCCGCGGAGACGGACGCCGTCGTCCTGAAGGTGGACATAGACGAACTGCAGGAACTCGCCCAAGAGCAGGGAATCCGCTCCGTGCCGACGCTTCAGTTCTACGCCGACGGCGAACAGGCAAAGCAGGTCATCGGCGTGCAGGACAAAGACGACTTAGTCGCGATTATCGACCAACTGTCGAACTGA
- a CDS encoding NifU family protein produces MSIESTPDGAEESLEERIDLFVRRNFPQIQMHGGAAGIDAVDEETGTVWISLTGACSGCGISPMTVQALKSRMVAEFEAVSDVHVSTGGAFDYEADAESDPFERSRSDAPF; encoded by the coding sequence ATGAGTATCGAATCGACGCCCGACGGGGCAGAGGAGAGCCTCGAAGAGCGAATCGACCTGTTCGTGCGGCGGAACTTCCCGCAGATACAGATGCACGGCGGGGCCGCCGGAATCGACGCCGTGGACGAGGAGACGGGAACGGTCTGGATTTCGCTCACCGGCGCGTGTTCGGGGTGCGGCATCTCGCCGATGACCGTCCAAGCGCTGAAGTCGCGGATGGTCGCGGAGTTCGAGGCGGTGTCGGACGTCCACGTTTCGACCGGCGGGGCGTTCGACTACGAGGCGGACGCGGAGAGCGACCCCTTCGAGCGGAGTCGGTCGGACGCCCCGTTCTAG
- a CDS encoding ribosome assembly factor SBDS: protein MISLDEAVTARLESHGERFEVLVDPDAALDIKRGEFDGELEDVIAAEDVFEDASRGDRPAETDLEEVFGTTDPMEIIPEVVRRGEIQITAEQRREMQEQKRKQLINRIARNAVNPQMDNAPHPPERIERALEEAGFKVDPMEKVESQVDDALDALRPVIPIRFDEVTIAVQIPAQYAGKTQAQVREYGSLEREEWQNDGSWVGVVTFPAGMQNDFYDMINDMTSGEAETRIVKDKDDLKTR, encoded by the coding sequence ATGATTTCACTCGACGAGGCGGTCACCGCCCGACTCGAATCGCACGGCGAACGGTTCGAGGTTCTCGTAGACCCCGACGCGGCACTGGATATAAAGCGCGGCGAGTTCGACGGCGAGTTAGAGGACGTCATCGCCGCAGAGGACGTGTTTGAGGACGCCTCTCGGGGCGACAGACCGGCCGAGACGGACTTAGAGGAGGTGTTCGGAACGACCGACCCGATGGAGATAATCCCCGAGGTGGTCAGACGCGGGGAGATACAGATCACGGCCGAGCAACGCCGCGAGATGCAAGAACAGAAGCGAAAACAGCTCATAAACCGCATCGCGCGCAACGCGGTCAACCCGCAGATGGACAACGCGCCGCACCCGCCCGAACGCATCGAACGCGCGTTGGAGGAAGCCGGGTTCAAAGTCGACCCGATGGAGAAGGTCGAATCGCAGGTCGACGACGCTCTCGACGCCCTCAGACCGGTCATCCCCATCCGATTCGACGAGGTGACGATAGCCGTCCAGATTCCCGCGCAGTACGCCGGGAAGACGCAGGCGCAGGTCCGCGAGTACGGGAGTCTCGAACGCGAGGAGTGGCAAAACGACGGGTCGTGGGTCGGCGTCGTCACGTTCCCCGCCGGGATGCAGAACGACTTCTACGACATGATAAACGACATGACATCGGGCGAGGCGGAGACGCGAATCGTCAAGGACAAAGACGACCTGAAGACGCGGTGA
- a CDS encoding FUN14 domain-containing protein, translated as MSDPLQLSLDPTALGIDFGSGAVIGGVIGFAAKKVAKLVAVIVGVELAVFKFLESRGILTVDWERLSAGLVTKSQDAATGAPPDWLSSFLSTLSVSAGFTGGFLVGFKKG; from the coding sequence ATGTCCGACCCGTTGCAACTATCACTCGACCCGACCGCTCTCGGAATCGACTTCGGGAGCGGTGCCGTCATCGGCGGGGTCATCGGTTTCGCGGCGAAGAAAGTCGCGAAACTCGTCGCCGTCATCGTCGGCGTCGAACTCGCCGTGTTCAAGTTCCTCGAATCGCGGGGCATCCTCACCGTGGACTGGGAACGCCTCTCTGCGGGACTCGTCACGAAGTCGCAGGACGCCGCGACGGGCGCGCCGCCCGATTGGCTGAGCAGTTTCCTCTCTACGCTCTCGGTTTCGGCGGGCTTTACCGGCGGATTCCTCGTCGGCTTCAAGAAGGGATAG
- the hflX gene encoding GTPase HflX has product MNHGTRAVVAKRVDEGTADLSEITDLARAAGYDVVGELTQSRDEDAAFHFGEGKVEELATLMADVDAAAVIVDNRLGPYQTFNIGAKLPDGTEVIDRFTLILEIFGQRANTRKAQLQVELAELRYELPRAEAKASLATRDERPGFMGLGEYDQSREQDIKAQISRIKRELDSIADKEETRREERRESGFDLVALAGYTNAGKSTLMQRLAEDLEVGQNEDLHPDLETTAESEDRLFTTLGTTTRRADTGTRNVLLTDTVGFISDLPHWLVESFKSTLDSVYRADLVLLVVDASEPVDEMREKLVTCHDTLYERNEAPIVTVLNKCDKLDEGELEEKTDALSALAPNPVVVSGLTGENVAELCDRIEHELPPWERERLLLPMNDDAMSLVSWVHDHGHVESEEYEGDQVFLEFEAQPAIVEKVRSKAANLRQAETDGVVDSP; this is encoded by the coding sequence ATGAATCACGGAACGAGAGCGGTCGTCGCAAAGCGAGTCGACGAGGGGACGGCCGACCTCTCGGAGATAACCGACCTCGCGCGCGCCGCCGGATACGACGTCGTCGGTGAACTCACACAGAGTCGCGACGAGGACGCCGCGTTCCACTTCGGCGAGGGCAAAGTAGAGGAGTTAGCGACGCTCATGGCCGACGTCGACGCCGCGGCGGTCATCGTCGACAACCGACTCGGCCCCTACCAGACGTTCAACATCGGGGCGAAACTCCCCGACGGGACGGAGGTGATCGACCGCTTTACGCTCATCTTGGAGATATTCGGCCAGCGAGCGAACACGCGGAAGGCGCAACTGCAGGTCGAACTCGCGGAACTCCGGTACGAACTGCCGCGCGCGGAGGCGAAGGCGTCTCTCGCGACGCGCGACGAACGGCCGGGGTTCATGGGTCTCGGCGAGTACGACCAGTCGCGCGAACAGGACATCAAAGCCCAGATATCCCGCATCAAGCGCGAACTCGACTCCATCGCCGACAAAGAGGAGACGCGCCGAGAGGAACGTCGCGAGTCGGGGTTCGACCTGGTCGCTCTCGCGGGCTACACGAACGCCGGGAAGTCCACGCTGATGCAACGACTCGCCGAGGACCTCGAAGTCGGGCAGAACGAGGACTTGCACCCCGACTTGGAGACGACCGCCGAGTCCGAGGACCGACTGTTCACGACGCTCGGGACGACGACGCGCCGCGCCGACACCGGGACCCGAAACGTCCTCTTGACCGACACCGTCGGGTTCATCTCGGACCTCCCGCACTGGTTGGTCGAGTCGTTCAAGTCCACGCTCGACTCCGTCTACCGCGCTGACCTTGTCCTCCTCGTCGTGGACGCCTCGGAACCCGTCGACGAGATGCGCGAGAAACTCGTCACCTGCCACGACACGCTGTACGAGCGAAACGAAGCGCCCATCGTGACGGTGCTGAACAAGTGCGACAAACTCGACGAGGGCGAACTCGAAGAGAAGACGGACGCTCTCAGCGCACTCGCGCCGAACCCGGTGGTCGTCTCGGGCCTCACCGGCGAGAACGTCGCGGAACTCTGCGACCGAATCGAACACGAACTGCCGCCGTGGGAGAGAGAGCGACTGCTCCTCCCGATGAACGACGACGCGATGAGTCTCGTCTCGTGGGTCCACGACCACGGACACGTCGAGAGCGAAGAGTACGAGGGCGACCAGGTGTTCTTGGAGTTCGAGGCCCAACCGGCCATCGTGGAGAAAGTCCGCTCGAAGGCGGCGAACCTCCGACAGGCGGAGACCGACGGCGTCGTCGATTCGCCGTAA